The following are encoded together in the Bacteroidota bacterium genome:
- a CDS encoding efflux RND transporter periplasmic adaptor subunit produces MKKEPILRGIRVLVALSFVLLIGLLPDCAKREETDSTPEALVDVRTAVVKSGRIDETITVSGATQYRVEAQIRSPIAGLITRCTLYNGDEVKRGEIVAQVRTKESQASISGAQQLLRTATTESQREEAQKSLDLAMKTVNTIDITAPTGGIFSDKAKNEQEVVAEGELIATIVDPASLLFLAQVTPSSASRVRLGQQVTMSFTTRPGKIYSGVVHRIQPEVNPGDQSIPVQVTFAASNPDLEGSLFGQAAISVGEHKNILLVPKPALLKNDENNTTSLMIVGTDSLAHTIEVKTGLATDSTVEVSSSHLSAGSLVIIEGQYGLPDSTRVRIRR; encoded by the coding sequence ATGAAAAAAGAACCTATCCTTCGTGGAATCCGGGTGCTTGTCGCGCTCAGTTTTGTTTTGTTGATTGGACTACTCCCCGATTGCGCAAAACGGGAGGAAACCGATTCTACTCCCGAAGCTCTGGTCGATGTCAGGACTGCAGTGGTCAAGAGCGGACGGATCGACGAAACCATCACCGTTTCCGGAGCCACGCAGTACCGGGTAGAGGCGCAGATCCGATCTCCCATCGCGGGGCTGATCACCCGTTGCACGCTGTATAACGGCGACGAGGTGAAGCGGGGGGAGATCGTCGCTCAAGTCCGAACCAAGGAATCGCAGGCTTCGATCAGCGGCGCTCAACAGTTGCTCCGGACCGCAACGACGGAATCCCAGCGCGAGGAGGCACAGAAGTCGCTCGACCTCGCGATGAAGACCGTGAACACGATCGACATTACCGCGCCCACCGGTGGTATCTTCAGCGACAAAGCCAAGAACGAGCAGGAGGTCGTCGCGGAGGGCGAACTCATCGCGACCATCGTCGATCCCGCGTCCCTCCTTTTTCTCGCGCAGGTGACACCCTCCTCTGCGAGCAGAGTTCGGCTCGGCCAGCAAGTGACGATGTCATTCACAACGCGTCCGGGAAAGATCTATTCCGGGGTCGTTCACAGGATCCAGCCGGAAGTGAATCCGGGGGATCAATCGATACCGGTTCAGGTCACCTTTGCGGCTTCGAATCCCGATCTCGAGGGATCGCTCTTCGGGCAGGCGGCGATCTCCGTCGGCGAACACAAGAATATTCTTCTCGTCCCGAAACCCGCGCTCCTGAAAAACGACGAGAATAACACGACAAGCCTGATGATCGTCGGCACCGATTCGCTTGCCCATACCATTGAAGTAAAAACGGGACTCGCGACGGATTCGACCGTTGAAGTCTCGTCTTCTCATCTTTCCGCCGGAAGCCTCGTCATCATCGAGGGGCAGTACGGCCTGCCCGACTCAACGAGAGTGCGGATCCGCCGTTGA
- a CDS encoding TolC family protein, which produces MKQLILCLSLIAAHSPRVFTQTDSISLKDALEIAQKNNPAIKIAEIGIRQDESRLREVTSARYPALAFRSHYLYTPETGYNEAVTNGGEYGVQLATGLPLFDGGVRSAQIDQSTNEITKSQAGLHKSSAELAFNVRIQYYETLRAEEEALIRGETVARLQDYLTFVNQLRLGGNATESDRLKTQVDLNNSMIASDGAVQAVQKSKRLLSNLLGRAPDREIEVLPLDGDTSGTPVLVAEENPELQLLDRERKSADYGITIAKGERLPTLTLAGDVGALGIHLNELHHDFGYSVFLSLEVPIFSWGGIDNRIEQRELALEQLDAQLLLQQRTLEVEWRNATSDLNLARLNLTRYRANIEEAEKNYLSAKSRFAGGSGLNLEVLDAHRLWVEAKLNYSSTLFTYRASLAELYRLSGK; this is translated from the coding sequence ATGAAGCAGCTGATTCTTTGTCTCTCCCTCATCGCTGCACATTCCCCACGGGTGTTCACCCAGACAGACTCGATTTCACTCAAGGACGCGTTGGAAATCGCCCAGAAGAACAACCCGGCGATCAAAATCGCCGAGATCGGCATCAGGCAGGATGAATCCCGGCTTCGTGAAGTAACATCCGCCCGATACCCTGCGCTCGCATTCCGTTCGCATTACCTCTATACTCCCGAGACAGGATACAACGAGGCCGTCACCAACGGCGGAGAGTACGGCGTTCAACTGGCAACAGGCCTTCCCCTCTTCGACGGAGGCGTGCGCAGCGCTCAGATCGATCAATCGACGAATGAAATCACAAAATCCCAGGCGGGCCTTCACAAAAGCAGCGCCGAGCTGGCGTTCAACGTCAGGATTCAATACTATGAGACTCTCCGCGCCGAAGAAGAAGCTCTGATCCGCGGCGAAACGGTCGCACGGCTCCAGGACTATCTCACATTCGTGAACCAGCTTCGGCTCGGCGGCAACGCGACGGAGAGCGACCGGTTAAAAACCCAGGTCGATTTGAACAATTCGATGATCGCATCCGACGGCGCCGTCCAGGCTGTGCAAAAATCGAAACGGCTGCTCTCGAACCTCCTCGGCCGTGCCCCCGACCGGGAGATCGAGGTTCTTCCGCTCGACGGCGACACCTCGGGGACTCCGGTCCTGGTGGCGGAGGAAAATCCGGAACTGCAACTTCTTGACCGTGAGCGCAAGTCGGCGGACTATGGCATCACGATCGCGAAGGGAGAACGGCTTCCAACGCTCACACTGGCCGGCGACGTGGGCGCCCTCGGGATTCATCTGAACGAACTGCATCACGACTTCGGCTATTCTGTATTCCTCTCGCTCGAAGTGCCGATTTTCTCATGGGGCGGCATTGATAACCGGATCGAGCAAAGGGAACTGGCCCTCGAACAGCTTGACGCGCAGCTTCTCCTTCAGCAACGCACGCTCGAGGTCGAATGGCGCAATGCAACGTCCGATCTGAACCTCGCCCGGCTGAACCTTACACGTTATCGGGCCAACATCGAAGAGGCCGAGAAAAATTACCTCTCCGCGAAGTCGCGTTTCGCGGGCGGATCGGGGCTCAATCTCGAGGTGCTCGACGCCCACCGGCTCTGGGTGGAGGCAAAACTGAATTATAGCTCCACCCTGTTCACGTACCGGGCTTCTCTTGCGGAACTCTACAGGCTGAGCGGAAAATAA
- a CDS encoding YncE family protein translates to MGAGYKLLEKLKLGGEGGWDYLTYDTAAHRLYISRSTHVQVVDADKKEVVGDIPNTTGVHGIALVPALNRGFTSNGRDSSVTVFDLTTLKTIKTIKIDARNPDAIMYDPVSGRVFTFNGGSHNATAIDAQSDSVVGTIPLGDKPEFAVSDGKGMVYVNLEDSSMIVAIDARTLKVANRWSIAPGEHPSGLAIDREHRRLFSGCDNKMMVVFDPDNGKVVTTVPIGEGVDATAFDPATGLAFSSNGEGTLTVVHEDAPDKFTVIENDSTQRGARTMALDPASHRVYLSTAEFGPPPAPTADRPHPRPSVVPGSFTIVIMGRK, encoded by the coding sequence TTGGGTGCCGGCTACAAGCTCCTGGAAAAACTGAAGCTCGGAGGAGAAGGGGGCTGGGATTATCTCACCTACGATACCGCCGCTCATCGCCTCTATATCTCGCGCAGTACGCATGTCCAGGTAGTCGATGCCGATAAGAAAGAGGTCGTCGGGGATATTCCGAATACGACCGGAGTGCACGGAATTGCGCTCGTGCCGGCCTTGAACCGGGGATTCACAAGCAATGGGAGGGACTCCTCTGTTACCGTCTTCGATCTCACAACCCTGAAAACGATCAAGACGATCAAGATCGATGCCCGAAATCCGGATGCGATCATGTATGATCCCGTCTCCGGCCGGGTGTTTACGTTCAACGGAGGGAGCCATAACGCGACCGCGATCGATGCCCAATCGGACTCCGTGGTGGGGACGATTCCCCTCGGTGACAAACCGGAGTTCGCAGTCTCGGATGGGAAGGGTATGGTGTATGTCAATCTCGAAGACAGCAGTATGATCGTCGCCATCGACGCGCGCACGTTGAAAGTCGCAAACAGGTGGTCCATCGCGCCGGGCGAGCACCCGAGCGGTCTCGCGATAGACCGGGAGCATCGGCGGCTCTTCAGCGGATGCGACAACAAGATGATGGTCGTCTTTGATCCCGATAACGGAAAGGTTGTCACGACCGTACCGATCGGCGAGGGTGTCGATGCGACCGCATTTGATCCCGCGACTGGTCTGGCGTTCTCCTCGAACGGAGAGGGAACACTGACTGTGGTTCACGAAGATGCGCCGGATAAGTTTACCGTCATCGAAAACGATTCGACTCAACGCGGCGCCCGCACGATGGCGCTCGATCCGGCGTCGCACCGGGTGTACCTGTCAACCGCGGAGTTCGGACCTCCTCCGGCTCCCACCGCCGACAGGCCCCATCCGCGCCCGAGCGTGGTTCCGGGGTCATTTACGATCGTCATCATGGGAAGGAAATAG
- a CDS encoding protein kinase: MIGESISHYTILEKLGEGGMGVVYKAQDLKLDRFVAIKFLPAHLSASPENKSRFMQEAKAAAALNHPNILGVYEIDEQNGALFFAMEYVEGKTLKSHISDQRSGTGIPTKQALNWMMQIGEGLKAAHDRNIVHRDIKPENIMITPEGKVKIMDFGIAKLKSSSGLTKTGTSLGTLSYMSPEQAHGVATDSRCDIWSLGVVFYEMLTGEKPFRAEHDAGLLYLIVNEQPPPPSSLDKKIHRQIDAVVMRMLEKDRTHRYSDMREFLRSLEEVKTAIENTAATSISKAIAVLPFGNISPDKEGDYFSDGLTEELIANLARLKDIRVVPRATSMQYKGTTKDLKSIGRELGTRYVLSGSVRKFQDNLRITVELIDIEADAQLWAETYKGILADVFDIQEQVSKQIVDALMVKLSPTEKVVLTKRATLNPQAFDCNLRARDSLYRYTRHGVQIAIQLFQKAIEHDPRYADAYAGLGEAYATLYQQFERKDTWLEKALEAGLKALMYDPTLSEAYAALGLAYLHKKSHEEAATASKKAIELDPNNFLGYWILGRIYHTTDRDREAVDLFLKVITLNPDFYSGYGDLRMAYESLGEKAKGLELHKSEIQVYPRYLAKHPDDARAHMFYALSLIKDGKMEDARAEGARAIELSPDDSLMLYNASCFYASLGDKVLAVETLRKAIAAGYEFYEWIKRDSDLEPIRNEPGYLEIMRGK; this comes from the coding sequence ATGATCGGCGAGTCGATTTCTCACTATACTATTCTGGAAAAGTTGGGCGAGGGGGGGATGGGTGTGGTTTACAAGGCCCAGGATCTCAAACTCGACCGCTTCGTGGCCATCAAGTTTCTGCCGGCCCATCTCTCGGCTTCGCCGGAGAACAAATCGAGGTTTATGCAGGAGGCAAAGGCCGCCGCGGCGCTCAACCATCCGAACATTCTGGGCGTCTACGAGATCGACGAACAAAACGGCGCACTCTTCTTCGCCATGGAATATGTCGAAGGCAAGACACTGAAGTCCCATATCTCGGACCAGAGGTCCGGCACCGGGATTCCCACCAAACAAGCTCTCAACTGGATGATGCAAATCGGTGAGGGGCTCAAGGCCGCTCACGATAGAAATATTGTCCATCGCGATATCAAGCCCGAGAACATCATGATCACTCCCGAAGGGAAAGTGAAGATCATGGATTTCGGGATCGCGAAACTCAAGAGCAGCTCCGGGTTGACGAAGACAGGGACATCTCTCGGGACGCTCTCCTATATGTCGCCCGAACAGGCGCACGGGGTTGCCACGGATTCCCGGTGCGACATCTGGTCGCTCGGTGTGGTTTTCTATGAGATGTTGACCGGGGAGAAGCCGTTCCGCGCGGAACATGACGCCGGCCTCTTGTACCTGATCGTAAACGAGCAGCCTCCTCCACCGAGTTCGTTGGACAAAAAGATACACCGGCAGATCGACGCCGTCGTGATGAGGATGCTGGAAAAGGACCGCACCCATCGATACTCGGATATGCGTGAATTCCTCCGGTCGCTCGAAGAAGTCAAAACGGCAATTGAAAACACGGCGGCAACGTCGATCTCGAAAGCCATCGCTGTCCTTCCTTTCGGCAATATCAGTCCGGATAAAGAGGGCGACTATTTCAGCGACGGGCTTACCGAGGAGTTGATCGCCAATCTGGCAAGGCTAAAAGATATCCGTGTCGTTCCCAGGGCCACATCCATGCAGTACAAAGGGACAACCAAGGACTTGAAATCAATCGGGCGTGAACTTGGAACCCGCTACGTCTTATCGGGAAGCGTAAGAAAATTTCAGGACAATCTGCGGATCACGGTGGAACTTATCGACATCGAGGCAGACGCCCAGCTCTGGGCAGAGACGTACAAAGGAATACTTGCGGATGTCTTCGACATCCAGGAGCAGGTGTCGAAGCAGATCGTCGATGCTCTGATGGTCAAGCTTTCCCCGACCGAGAAAGTCGTCCTTACGAAACGGGCCACCCTCAACCCGCAGGCGTTCGACTGTAACTTGAGGGCACGCGATTCGCTGTATCGTTATACCAGACACGGAGTTCAGATCGCGATCCAGCTTTTCCAGAAGGCGATCGAACACGATCCGCGTTATGCCGATGCCTACGCCGGGTTGGGAGAAGCCTATGCCACCCTCTATCAGCAATTCGAACGCAAGGATACCTGGCTTGAAAAGGCGCTGGAGGCAGGCTTGAAGGCGCTCATGTACGATCCCACACTGTCTGAAGCGTATGCCGCGCTCGGCCTCGCCTATCTTCACAAGAAATCCCACGAGGAGGCCGCCACGGCGAGCAAGAAAGCAATCGAGCTTGATCCGAACAATTTTCTCGGCTACTGGATCCTTGGGCGCATCTATCACACGACCGACCGGGACAGAGAAGCGGTGGACCTGTTCTTAAAGGTCATCACCCTTAATCCCGATTTTTATTCCGGATACGGTGATCTACGGATGGCCTATGAATCGCTGGGTGAGAAGGCGAAGGGTCTTGAGTTGCATAAGTCTGAAATTCAGGTCTACCCCCGATATCTCGCGAAGCATCCTGACGATGCGCGGGCGCACATGTTTTATGCCCTCTCGCTGATAAAGGATGGAAAAATGGAGGATGCAAGGGCCGAGGGAGCCAGGGCGATCGAATTGAGCCCGGATGATTCGCTCATGCTCTATAATGCGTCTTGTTTCTACGCGTCACTGGGTGATAAGGTGCTGGCAGTCGAAACACTCAGAAAAGCCATCGCCGCCGGTTATGAATTCTACGAATGGATCAAACGTGATTCCGATCTTGAGCCCATCCGCAACGAGCCGGGCTATCTCGAGATCATGAGGGGCAAATAA
- a CDS encoding PepSY domain-containing protein, giving the protein MKLAITILAVCLVVSTGFASKKAHPRISKGQAAKIVQKEFKGALIESSELENEEGKLIWSFDLKIGGATKEVWIDAKNGKVIKTEDESLAAVEEERATDEAEKAALKKVPGSVVKSTLKEKKGKMICSVEILTKAGKTVEVDVDRKTNKIVQIETEEAAKKE; this is encoded by the coding sequence TTGAAACTCGCAATCACGATCCTCGCAGTATGTCTCGTCGTTTCAACCGGCTTCGCTTCGAAGAAGGCGCATCCCCGGATCAGCAAGGGGCAGGCGGCGAAAATTGTCCAAAAGGAGTTCAAGGGAGCGCTCATCGAGAGCTCTGAGCTGGAGAATGAGGAAGGAAAGCTCATCTGGTCATTCGATCTCAAAATCGGCGGAGCGACTAAAGAAGTGTGGATTGACGCAAAGAACGGAAAAGTGATCAAGACAGAAGATGAGTCGCTGGCCGCGGTGGAGGAAGAACGCGCCACCGACGAGGCGGAGAAAGCCGCGCTGAAGAAAGTACCCGGGAGCGTCGTCAAAAGCACCCTGAAAGAGAAGAAAGGCAAAATGATCTGCTCGGTCGAAATCCTCACCAAGGCCGGAAAGACCGTTGAAGTGGATGTAGACCGGAAAACGAACAAGATTGTACAGATTGAAACCGAGGAAGCGGCAAAAAAAGAGTAG
- a CDS encoding SOS response-associated peptidase, whose product MCGRYTITADKVEFILKRFQAELAPGFGDYSPRYNAAPAQLVPGIVSKEDGKRYLTHLYWGLTPPWAEKEGSKYSTQINIRNDTIEKNKFFRSLLLSQRCIFVADGFYEWQAPKGYEKKPLPKGVRKTPYRIVFKNGDLFPLAGLWRTMKDGNRSVLTGAIITTDPNKLMKPIHNRMPVILNDAGLKHWLDPEYKDFDQLKLYMSPFPDTKMKAYPVSTAVNNAKFDSAAVIEPA is encoded by the coding sequence ATGTGCGGGCGCTATACCATAACGGCGGACAAGGTCGAATTCATCCTGAAGCGGTTTCAGGCCGAGCTGGCTCCGGGCTTCGGCGACTACAGTCCGAGATACAACGCCGCTCCGGCCCAACTTGTGCCGGGCATCGTGTCGAAGGAGGATGGGAAGCGCTATCTGACGCATCTCTACTGGGGCTTGACTCCGCCGTGGGCTGAAAAGGAGGGGAGCAAGTACTCGACCCAGATCAACATCCGCAACGACACGATTGAAAAAAACAAGTTCTTCCGTTCCCTTCTCCTCTCCCAACGCTGCATCTTTGTCGCCGACGGTTTCTACGAATGGCAGGCCCCCAAAGGGTATGAGAAAAAGCCCCTGCCGAAGGGAGTCAGAAAAACCCCCTACCGAATTGTGTTCAAAAATGGCGATCTGTTTCCTCTCGCCGGGCTCTGGCGGACAATGAAAGACGGCAACCGGTCCGTCCTCACCGGAGCAATCATCACCACCGACCCGAACAAGTTGATGAAACCGATCCACAACAGGATGCCGGTGATTCTGAACGACGCCGGGTTGAAGCACTGGCTCGACCCGGAATACAAGGACTTCGATCAGCTTAAACTCTATATGAGTCCGTTCCCCGACACGAAGATGAAAGCCTATCCTGTCTCCACTGCCGTCAATAACGCAAAGTTCGACTCCGCGGCCGTCATCGAGCCGGCCTGA
- a CDS encoding DUF4032 domain-containing protein encodes MKSGLSRHLVRFIKVRGKAFAIKETSAETAVREYNTYVQLRQMSVPTLQAVGKVVREDRRMLTETKAAMQAESDSTGYVVTRLLEYAIPDYYLFRRAFTTVSRRRIWDAIVRLFVQLHCKGVYWGDASLSNMMILFVNERFPEIGIRTVLKAVLADAETVEIYPQVSERLRLSDVEYFLETMAWTEADAIASGLTRERLMTETDRKYIMNRYLDLFEIEREEQSFALITKIDVDAMLGPFGAKGQSKALLQHIYEHKWYLSERSGKEVAIGDAARDWYVDVFKPVIHLFEEFSILDDFPDRTAASLYLDIMLHKYYLSEKFGKDVGLVAAFESYSRQFKGKHATMEKMIGLAHSMKRLLER; translated from the coding sequence GTGAAGAGTGGCCTCTCACGCCACCTTGTCCGGTTCATCAAGGTCCGGGGGAAGGCCTTCGCCATCAAGGAGACATCCGCCGAAACTGCCGTGCGGGAGTACAATACCTACGTACAGCTCCGGCAGATGAGCGTTCCCACGCTTCAGGCCGTGGGGAAGGTCGTGCGTGAAGACCGGAGGATGCTTACCGAGACAAAGGCCGCGATGCAGGCCGAATCCGATTCTACCGGCTACGTCGTCACCCGGTTACTTGAGTATGCCATCCCGGATTACTATCTTTTCAGGCGGGCATTCACCACCGTGTCGCGGAGGCGTATCTGGGACGCGATTGTGAGGCTGTTCGTCCAGCTCCATTGCAAGGGGGTGTACTGGGGCGACGCTTCGTTGTCGAACATGATGATACTCTTCGTGAACGAACGATTCCCCGAGATCGGTATCCGGACGGTCCTCAAGGCGGTCCTCGCCGATGCGGAGACGGTCGAGATCTATCCCCAGGTCTCGGAACGGCTGCGCCTGTCGGACGTTGAGTACTTCCTTGAGACGATGGCGTGGACGGAGGCGGATGCGATCGCGAGCGGTCTTACCCGGGAGCGGCTGATGACCGAAACCGACCGAAAGTATATCATGAACCGGTATCTCGATCTCTTTGAGATCGAGCGGGAGGAGCAGTCGTTCGCATTGATCACGAAGATCGACGTCGATGCGATGCTGGGGCCGTTCGGCGCGAAGGGTCAGTCGAAGGCGCTGCTCCAGCACATCTACGAGCATAAATGGTATTTGAGCGAGCGCAGCGGCAAGGAGGTGGCGATCGGGGATGCAGCGCGTGACTGGTATGTCGACGTGTTCAAACCTGTGATCCATCTCTTTGAAGAATTTTCGATTCTCGATGATTTTCCGGACCGCACCGCCGCATCACTCTATCTCGATATCATGCTCCATAAATATTATCTGAGTGAGAAATTCGGAAAGGATGTCGGATTGGTCGCGGCGTTCGAAAGCTATTCGCGCCAGTTCAAGGGAAAACACGCCACCATGGAGAAAATGATTGGCCTTGCCCATTCAATGAAAAGACTGCTTGAGAGGTAA